Sequence from the Ostrea edulis chromosome 8, xbOstEdul1.1, whole genome shotgun sequence genome:
TtgtcagatatttttttttattgaagttCCAATTAAGGTgactcactacacccagaaatattttctcaaatcagtacgaattgatttaataatgaaagatatgatgatatacaataagtatatatgccaaaaaaggcaaaaaatatgcaaatttggatataaactcgattttcaaaaaaattgtttcagcacatatgaacaaaagactctgcaggatttgaactcgagatctgtggttcaccagcccaatgctttaaccattgagctatGATGATAGACAAACGAATCGatgaatacaaataatttcacaaaacatttaaatcgccatcttgtgattTGATGCCATACAGAGTacaagctttagtgtagtgagctaccgtAAGTGATTTTGTATCGATTCTAAGACATATGTAAACCCACCCTCTGtagtttgatttttgtttcaaTAGGTGGTGTACAGGCAATAGCAGAATTGTTAGAGGTCGATCACAGAATACACTACACAGAGGTGGAGCAATATAACATCACGATGAGGCGCTACGGCTGTATGGCTCTGACCAACCTGACATTTGGTGATGGCACAAACAAGGCACTGCTGTGTTCTATGAGGGGATTCATGGAGGCTCTGGTAGCTCAGCTGGAGTGTGAATGTGAGGACCTCAACCAGGTAATAGGCACCTCACAATCAAACTGTTTCAAAAGCCTCAGTTACACCTTGATATCTTAGAAAAGAAATCTTTAAACTTATGTAATTTGTTATTAAAGAATACATTTCACGTAAAATATGAAATAGCATATTCATACTTTATCAGCCTGAATGAttctttattatcattttatgaaacaCTACATTGTATACAggtcttttaaaaaagaaaataaaaataagttgcGGGTCTTTCACAACAGAGAGTGATGactgattttgttttgacaggTGGCTGCCAGTGTTCTTCGTAATCTTTCCTGGAAGGCTGATTTACAGAGTAAGAAGACACTCAGAGCTGTTGGGGCTGCCACAAAACTGATGGGAGCCGCCATGAAAGTCAAGAAAGAAGCAACTCTAAAAAGTATTCTTAGTGCTTTATGGAACTTATCAGCTCATGGCAGTGAAAATAAGGCAGAGATCTGTGCTGTAGGTGGTGCTCTTGAGTTTCTTGTTAGTACTCTCACCTACAAAAGTCCTTCAAAGACTACAGCAGTGATAGAAAATGGAGGTGGTGTGCTACGTAATATCTCTAGTCACATTACTGTGCGTGAAGACTACCGTCAGATTCTACGCAAACACGGCTGTTTGCAGATTCTTCTAAAACAACTGCGCTCACCAAGTTTAAACATTGTCAGTAATGCTTGTGGTACTCTTTGGAACTTATCCGCAAGATGTGCTGAAGATCAAAAGGCCCTGTTAGATATGGGAGCAGTTGGAATGCTGCGCAATCTTGTGAACTCAAAACATCAAATGATTTCTATGGGAAGTTCTGCTGCTTTAAAAAATCTGCTGACTGCTtgcaatatcaaaacaatggGGATGGATAAAAAGAATTATTCAAACAGACCTTCCTTACATGTACGTAAACAAAAAGCTCTCACAGAGGAGATAGACCAGAGTTTGTCTGAAACCTGTGAAAATGTGGAAAGTCCACGGGACAGTCCAACAGAAAATGGACGATCAGATAAGGAGCAGACTCGTTTTCATTTCCCTGCTAATCCCAGTACTGCTCATAATGATGGAGAGATACAGAAACCTCAGAACAGAGGTAACAGCTTCCCAAAAAGTGTGAGTGGGGAGAACACACCAGTGTCAGACAGTCATCTAATGTCTTCTCAACGGGTAGCCCGCTCTGGAAGCCAAGACAGTGTGGGCAGCACTCACTCGGATATATCTCATGATAGAACTCGGTTCCACATGGCTATGAAGAAAGCCAAGAGCATGACAGACAGAAAGGGAGGAAGTCTGGACAGACAGCAGGGCAACATGATCCCTAGAGTCCACTCTGATGGCAGCTGTGAGGAGACTCAACAAGCCAGCAGCAGAATAATTCAAGTCATGAAGGAAGTAGCAAGGCATGCTGGGATTGACTCAGATTCTGGCTCCAAAGGAAGTTCTCAGTCACAGAACAGTACACCTAGAAAAAGTGAGCCTCCTTACCCCTACTCTCAGTCATTACTGGTAAGGAGTTACACTGGCCCTAGTTCAAGCAGCATTCAATATGGTGGACAGTTCAGGAAACTCCCTTACTCTAACAGCATGGACAGTGATCAACCAATTGACTACAGTTTGAATAAAGCTAACAAGCCACCAATACCTCCAAAGTTTGACAATTACGTAGGACAGACATATGAACCACACCTAAGTGCAGTCGGCATGCATCACTCCTATAGTGGACCACAGAAGACAGCTCAGAATTTATTCAGTATCTCACCTATTGTACAGCACAGCAACATGTATGCAGAGACGGATCTGGACTGTGAACAGCCAACAGACTACAGCCGCAGGTTTGCTGAGAGCCATGATGACAGTGATGGGGATCAACCTTATGATATGCGATATGAAGACAACTGTGCTGACTGTAAACTAGACATTGCAAGAAGAACCAATGAGAGACTTGAATTTTTACCTGGATACAATGACGACCAAGTGAAAACATTCTGCACAGAGGGAACTCCACGTAATTATCTGTCTACAGCCAACTCTCTGACAGATCTTAGTAAAGGAGAAAAGGAGGATGCCAGGAAAGAGCACACAGATgaagaggaggaggaagaagaGGAGGAAGATTATCAATATGAAGAGGAGTCTGGGTCCTTAGAAAAAGGAAGTGGGAGTCAGAGTACTAATCAAAATACTGGTACCACTGTCATTGCCAGCTACCATGTCGCCACCAAAAACCTCCAGCAAGTGGCATCCAATAAGTCACCAAATCAGGATGAAAACATCAGTCGTTCTTTTCATGCCCCAAATGAAAATGACAACTCGCCAGACCAAGTTAAAACATATTGTGATGAGGGAACTCCCATCTGTTTTTCCAGAGTGAGTTCTCTCAGTAGTCTTCATAGTAGTGAAGCACAAGACAGACAGGTGGAGTCTAACCGATCGACTTTACGAAACACGAGAGGGCTACACAGCATAGATGAAAATGACAGTGCTAAAACTCCTCCAAGAGATGTGAAAATAGTGAGCTCTATCATGGCTCCGCCAAAGTGCACACTTAACTCTGGACGTCAAAAGCTTGTAAGTGAATCTGATTCACAAGGACCGGATTGTGCTGAAAAAGAACATAAAACGGTGACATTTAATGATGACCACCAAGTTCAGGAAACACCTCTGATGTTTTCCCGCTGCAGTTCCTTGGGATCTTTGAGCAGTTTCGATGCACATTCTGTGCACAGCTCCGTGATCAGTGATTACAGTCGCCGAGCAAGTGAGGTGGTTTCTCCTAGTGAATTGCCAGACTCTCCTAGTGAAACCATGCCACCTAGTCCCTCAAAGAGCCCAGACCTGGAGCTGCAACATAGAGCAAACAATCCTCAAAAATTTGATAGCTTCATTGACGGGACGCCAAAAACTGTTCTCTTTCGTCCTGTGGCAAGTAAACTATCCAGTGAACATGTGAAAATGCCTAACATAGAAATGGCTTCTACCATCAGTCGTGATGAGGCTCCAGTTGTTTATGCAGATGAAGGGACTCCCCCTCATATGTCAGAAACTAATAGTGTCCTTAGCACTCTAACCATTGATGATGcaagcaaaacaaaaacaacagatACAATCCAGTCAGAGAAACCTGCCACGAGTTCCAGTCGAAAATCTGTGGAGGAGGTAGACGACAAAGACAATTCTCATTCAGAGGTCTCGTTAGATGAAGAGGACATATTGAAAGAGTGTATTAGGACAGCCATGCCACGTAAACCCAGGCGCAGTTCATCAGACAACACCCTGAAGAAGAAGTCAGTCAACAATACTGACAATCAGAAGAACAAAATGTCTCAGTCGATAGAGGGAATGAAGCAAGCTCCTAAACCAAAATTAGGTTCTAGTCATCACTCCTCTGTCAATGAAATGATGACAAAGAACTCGGGTGATATCGCCTTACAAAGTCAATCACAGATACATGTTGGTGTTGCCAATCAATTTTCCAAGTCAATGTCAAATGACAAAAGTGTTGTTGAATCATGTGCAGACAGTGTCAAAGCCTTTGCAGAGGAGGATGTTCCATTCTGTGAGAAAATGAAAAGGTCTGTGAAACCAGAACCACAGGTAAAGGGTTCCTACCAAGTGAATACAATGGATGACAATCTAGACTCTGTTACTTCCTATGCAAGTGAAGACCAACCTACAGTGAAACCAAATCAAACACCAAAACACTATAAAAAGGTCCAAGAAATTCTCAATGGGAACTTAGATGTGTTAGAGTCTCATGATGACTGTGTCAAGTTGTATGCAGATGAGGGCACTCCTTGTCCAGGGTCAGCAGCCATGTCCCTCCAACACAATCAAAGTAAACCTCATATTCTGCAGAATGCAGTGAGATTCAATCCTGCTTTACTTTCACAGGTGGATTACTTGTTTGATGACGAGGAGGCCCCAAAATCATATGCAATGGAGGACACTCCATACAACTTATCTGAACCAACCTCTCCGAAAAATACAGTGAAGAAAGTACCACCTCCTATACCCCAAAAACCAGTTCGACCTACAAATGTACCAGAATTTAACCCTTCACTGTTGTCACGGGTACAACAGGATGTTCCTGATGATGATGCTCCAACGTCTTATGCTGTGGAGGACACACCATACAACATGTCAAAACCCAGTTCTCCTACCCCCAAAGTAAGGATAAGTAGCCCACCAAGTACAGAGTCAGACCATCCTTTGTGCCTTGTCAATCCGGAACTTAAGATACATGTAGAAGACCCTTCTACATACTGTGAGGACACAGTGAAAACATATGCTACAGAAGATACTCCTATCAGCTACTCATATGCAACTTCTCTCAGTGATTTAAGTATCATAACAGGCATATCAGAACCAATCAAAGAGGAAGAGCAAGAGACAGAGAAACCAGACCCTCAGGAAAATGCTAAAGTGGAGGAGGCAGATGGAGAGGGGGAAGTGGAGGAGAAAGATAAAGACGAGTCAGCTGACCTGAATGACACAAAGTCCGAATCTTCTtgcagtgacggaagtgaagaCCTTCTGTCTGACCTCATTCAGTCTGCAATGCCAAAAGGGAGGACTTCACCCAAAGCCAGGGTCTCAAGAAAACTTGATATGGACCGTGCTGCTGAGGGAGCCGAGTCCAAATTCCAACCACAGCGTACCTCTAGTGTGGTGACAGTACCCACTCCAGCACAGTATGCTTCACAGAATGGTCAAATCAAGACTTCAAGTGATTTAGATATTTCCAATGATTTGCCCTCAAGAATAGAGTCCGTAAACACAAATGAAGTAAGGTCTGCTGAAACACAACGGAATCATAGTGTGACAGCTGGAGATGACTCGGTGTTTTATCATACAAATGATTCTATGGATTCTGTGAAGGTTTACAATTTAGAGGGAACTCCAACAACATTCTCTAGAAATGACTCCCTGAGCTCCTTGAGCATCACTGGTAATGACAGCGATGTGAAACAAAGTGGAAAATCAGAAGGATCTGATTCTGCGAAGAAAATGCCTCCACCAACACACATTCTAAAACCAGACAAATGTAATTCTGAGATAGTTCTTCAGAGAGAAGTGGAAGGGCAATCAAGTGATGAAGTTTCTTCTGCCTGTGTACAGCATGATAATAAAGACAACtcagatgatgatgatgatgatgacccTAATGATGAGGCACTTCTGGAAGCTTGCATGAACTTGGCATTACCAAAGAGTAAATCTTCAACATTtgcagaaaaacaaaaatcatctTCATCCAAACCACTCAAATCAAACCCAGCTATGACTGGTTCTAAGAGTTTTAATTCTTCATTACTCTCCTCAGAAAAATCAAGGAAGTCAGTTTCAACCAAGAAGACAACTGAAAATCATAAACATAGAATAAACAAAAGCAGCTCAGCAGTGGAGGGCTATATGAATCTCAGTACTGGGAGTGTAACTTCACATCACTCACGGACAGCAGAATGGCAGGCACAGCAGAACCTCAACATGTCTGATGACTTCATCTTTGCTAAGCCTTCCTCAAACTACAGAAGAGTTCGTCCTCATCAAGGGTCTTGGAGAAGATCCAGGTCACAGGATAGTGATGGATTTCTAAAGCAACAGAAAGAAAACACAAACATGGAGCTGGCACAGAGTATGGGAAGTTCTAGGATACACAACAGGGGATCAGCTCAGTCTATTCCAAGCTATGTTGATGTGTATGTTGACAACAGATTCATTGAAGATCATCATGCTTACAACCATCACAAAGTCCATCATGAAAACCAGCATGGGTTACAACGCTATTCAGGCCAAAATGAACACAGCCGTGCAAGACATAACACTAACATGGAACAACATAAACGAAGTCACAGTGAGAGTAGAGAGAAATCGGGAAGGGAGCAGCATAATCAAGCCATGTATGAGTCACAAATCAAAAGAAGACATCACAGTGAGCATGACAACCCGGAAAAGTTTCTGGCAATTGATGTTCATCAAGCGCCAGCTTCTCAAAATGAAGTGGATAGCTTAAACAGATCAATTTACCAAATGGAGCTCAACAATGAAGCTATTACATTCGGCACAGGAATAGACAACCTAGGGTTTGGTATAGGAGGCAGTCAGGATTACATGAATGAAGAAGACAAACTAGACAGTGCTGATGTGACATTGAGAGCTACAAGCGGAAATAATACCATGACAAATGATTCCATCAATCAGAATGACTCTGTGATCCACTATGATAAAGAAACCTTATCTCCAGAGGATGAACATGCATTACATCTAGATGCTAGTGCTGTTGTTACAGAGATACAGAGCAAAAGAATGATGGGTAGTGGAGTAGATGAGGATATGTTTATTGAACATGAAACCCTTTCTTTGGTGTCAGGAGGATACATGTCAGATACTCCTTCTGATGCCTCCATTACATGGTCAGCCCATTCAGAAAACTACTCAGAATTTACCATGGAGGATGTAGCCTCTAACGGACCAAGGGTAGTGAAACCATCCAACAGAGGCACACTGACTTCAGATGACAGTAAGGCCATTAGAGGAAAGAGAAAGCCCCTATACAGTCGCTCAAACTCTTCATCATCTCAGAAATCTGATGCATCAACCCGCATGATGAAGCCAACTACAGCTAATGTAAGACTGTCACAAGGTGGTAGAGGTGGTTCTGTCATTGCTGGGGCCACAAGAAGGGCTCCACAAACCAAGACTCACCCCCAGGCTAGCAGCACCCCAACTAAAACTTCCCCACTAAAATCAAAGATACAAAAACCCTCTCCAACGCAAGGAAAGACTGGTGCTAGAGTTCCTAATACAAAGGAGAGTCCATCCCGCCTACCTCTAGCATCAAATAGGAAAAATACAGCTGATAGACCTAAACCTCCAATCAAACAGGGCACCTTCACAAAGGaagcatcaactgtcaaagtacCTATCATTGATGATACTCTGAATGAGAGCTGCCAACCTGCAAGTCGTGAGgcagtgaaaaataaaacaaacaaacaagttaATGCCTCGGGATTAGATAGCAGTCAAGGGAGTGGATCATGGAAGAAAGCATTGGGTTCCTATAATTTTGCCATAGATAATTCTGCTGATGAAAAGAAAGAGAATTTAACACCCAACAAAAGACCTGGTAGTGTCACAAACCTAAATACTAAGAAGTCTGGAAGTGGTGGTAATCTATCTGCTACAAAAGCAAAGCCAGGCAATTCTCCTGCAAGCAAAAGCACAGTAAAAACGACCAGCCGAGTGAACAGCACTAGTAACCTAAAAAAGACATTCAGTGGAACATCACTTACTAAGTCAGGAAGTGGTGCCTCGTTAAATAAGGCAGGCAGTGGAAGCACTCTGAATAAGTCGGGCAGCGGTCAACTTCTGAACAAATCAGGAAGTGCCATACATAAGCTGACAGGAAGTGACCGTGTTCTAAACAGAGGTGGATCTAATCCAAATCTTGGACGTCTAAACAGCAGCAAACCCGACTTGAAAAAATCAGACAGTAATGCAAGTCTTCGCAATAATTCACGCCCCTCTACTCCTGTAGGGAGGAGAACTTCAGCTGGGTCAGTTCAAGGAAGAAAGTCCGATGGAAATACAAGCAAATCTGGAATACCAACAGAAAAGAAAGTGGGTGTGGCTTCTGGCACCAAAAAGCAGGTGGGAAGTAAAATTGCTGGACTTTGGAAAAAAGATGATTCTAATGAGATAACACCTCGTTCATCTGCTTCAAAATTACCTGTGTCAACCACTCCTTCCAGGCAAAGAAATATGTCAACACCTGGATCAAAGAAGTCTTCCAATGTATCTCTACAATCATTAAATAAATCCATGAATTCAGCTGAAATTTTGAATGAAGGAATAAGCAGAAGCTCCACCTATGACAAAATCAACTCAACTATGGATTCTAGCCAGCTACCGTCTCTTGATAATGAAAGTGTTACAGAAAATGTGACAATAGAACTTTCAAAGTCTAGTGTTGTTCTTGGTGATGAAATTAAAGGTGATTATGTGGAACTAAGAATCCTCCAAGGTTCTGAGTCAGACTGTGACATGAACAAGAGCATAGTGATAAGAAGTCCTGACAAGAATAAAACTGATTCAGACTCAGTAACAAGTCCATCAGCAGTTTCCGTAAAAAGCCAGTCATCAGATGAATTTGATTTGAAGTCATTAGAGAAAAGAATTGATTCAAGCAcctggaagaagaaaaaatcagaCTTGGGCTCAGCAAACCTTCCAAATGCTGATGATACCAGTAAATCTTTAGAAGCTGTCAAGG
This genomic interval carries:
- the LOC125660989 gene encoding adenomatous polyposis coli protein-like isoform X2; the encoded protein is MSEDHLYLSPEDLEEGDLVIGEDSSSSHDSSSQTSDEGEDLNDDVNEEDAEDDSDEEEDISPNDIGPHKSFNIPGTIIQQNGHQTNKQTDTAEVLNKLQELYNERSAILTYIEEEDRQRKWYISQLDNVRQQLEKIPEGYPKERELMRRKIEHDGKQIQELFLQNLGTAEQISQRQEVRLTRISTIETEILDLQKARKLQVSVDKEVGGVNHLDDSPSPHIASLYHGAWPLSANKKDGLREGSSLGSGTQEIGSIMSFNSSNTNTSQPSLASPRQHGQPLMSMALSQGHSQDGGLAGQTPQQLGTKVEMVYSLLSMLGTHDKDDMSRTLLAMSSSQDSCIAMRQSGCLPLLIQLLHGSDKDSGLLGNTRGSKAARERAAAALHNIVHSHPDDKRGRREARVLRFLEQIRAHCDQLRDMQEDGPELSDDRDMDHQPGPAVAALMKLSFDEEHRHAICSLGGVQAIAELLEVDHRIHYTEVEQYNITMRRYGCMALTNLTFGDGTNKALLCSMRGFMEALVAQLECECEDLNQVAASVLRNLSWKADLQSKKTLRAVGAATKLMGAAMKVKKEATLKSILSALWNLSAHGSENKAEICAVGGALEFLVSTLTYKSPSKTTAVIENGGGVLRNISSHITVREDYRQILRKHGCLQILLKQLRSPSLNIVSNACGTLWNLSARCAEDQKALLDMGAVGMLRNLVNSKHQMISMGSSAALKNLLTACNIKTMGMDKKNYSNRPSLHVRKQKALTEEIDQSLSETCENVESPRDSPTENGRSDKEQTRFHFPANPSTAHNDGEIQKPQNRGNSFPKSVSGENTPVSDSHLMSSQRVARSGSQDSVGSTHSDISHDRTRFHMAMKKAKSMTDRKGGSLDRQQGNMIPRVHSDGSCEETQQASSRIIQVMKEVARHAGIDSDSGSKGSSQSQNSTPRKSEPPYPYSQSLLVRSYTGPSSSSIQYGGQFRKLPYSNSMDSDQPIDYSLNKANKPPIPPKFDNYVGQTYEPHLSAVGMHHSYSGPQKTAQNLFSISPIVQHSNMYAETDLDCEQPTDYSRRFAESHDDSDGDQPYDMRYEDNCADCKLDIARRTNERLEFLPGYNDDQVKTFCTEGTPRNYLSTANSLTDLSKGEKEDARKEHTDEEEEEEEEEDYQYEEESGSLEKGSGSQSTNQNTGTTVIASYHVATKNLQQVASNKSPNQDENISRSFHAPNENDNSPDQVKTYCDEGTPICFSRVSSLSSLHSSEAQDRQVESNRSTLRNTRGLHSIDENDSAKTPPRDVKIVSSIMAPPKCTLNSGRQKLVSESDSQGPDCAEKEHKTVTFNDDHQVQETPLMFSRCSSLGSLSSFDAHSVHSSVISDYSRRASEVVSPSELPDSPSETMPPSPSKSPDLELQHRANNPQKFDSFIDGTPKTVLFRPVASKLSSEHVKMPNIEMASTISRDEAPVVYADEGTPPHMSETNSVLSTLTIDDASKTKTTDTIQSEKPATSSSRKSVEEVDDKDNSHSEVSLDEEDILKECIRTAMPRKPRRSSSDNTLKKKSVNNTDNQKNKMSQSIEGMKQAPKPKLGSSHHSSVNEMMTKNSGDIALQSQSQIHVGVANQFSKSMSNDKSVVESCADSVKAFAEEDVPFCEKMKRSVKPEPQVKGSYQVNTMDDNLDSVTSYASEDQPTVKPNQTPKHYKKVQEILNGNLDVLESHDDCVKLYADEGTPCPGSAAMSLQHNQSKPHILQNAVRFNPALLSQVDYLFDDEEAPKSYAMEDTPYNLSEPTSPKNTVKKVPPPIPQKPVRPTNVPEFNPSLLSRVQQDVPDDDAPTSYAVEDTPYNMSKPSSPTPKVRISSPPSTESDHPLCLVNPELKIHVEDPSTYCEDTVKTYATEDTPISYSYATSLSDLSIITGISEPIKEEEQETEKPDPQENAKVEEADGEGEVEEKDKDESADLNDTKSESSCSDGSEDLLSDLIQSAMPKGRTSPKARVSRKLDMDRAAEGAESKFQPQRTSSVVTVPTPAQYASQNGQIKTSSDLDISNDLPSRIESVNTNEVRSAETQRNHSVTAGDDSVFYHTNDSMDSVKVYNLEGTPTTFSRNDSLSSLSITGNDSDVKQSGKSEGSDSAKKMPPPTHILKPDKCNSEIVLQREVEGQSSDEVSSACVQHDNKDNSDDDDDDDPNDEALLEACMNLALPKSKSSTFAEKQKSSSSKPLKSNPAMTGSKSFNSSLLSSEKSRKSVSTKKTTENHKHRINKSSSAVEGYMNLSTGSVTSHHSRTAEWQAQQNLNMSDDFIFAKPSSNYRRVRPHQGSWRRSRSQDSDGFLKQQKENTNMELAQSMGSSRIHNRGSAQSIPSYVDVYVDNRFIEDHHAYNHHKVHHENQHGLQRYSGQNEHSRARHNTNMEQHKRSHSESREKSGREQHNQAMYESQIKRRHHSEHDNPEKFLAIDVHQAPASQNEVDSLNRSIYQMELNNEAITFGTGIDNLGFGIGGSQDYMNEEDKLDSADVTLRATSGNNTMTNDSINQNDSVIHYDKETLSPEDEHALHLDASAVVTEIQSKRMMGSGVDEDMFIEHETLSLVSGGYMSDTPSDASITWSAHSENYSEFTMEDVASNGPRVVKPSNRGTLTSDDSKAIRGKRKPLYSRSNSSSSQKSDASTRMMKPTTANVRLSQGGRGGSVIAGATRRAPQTKTHPQASSTPTKTSPLKSKIQKPSPTQGKTGARVPNTKESPSRLPLASNRKNTADRPKPPIKQGTFTKEASTVKVPIIDDTLNESCQPASREAVKNKTNKQVNASGLDSSQGSGSWKKALGSYNFAIDNSADEKKENLTPNKRPGSVTNLNTKKSGSGGNLSATKAKPGNSPASKSTVKTTSRVNSTSNLKKTFSGTSLTKSGSGASLNKAGSGSTLNKSGSGQLLNKSGSAIHKLTGSDRVLNRGGSNPNLGRLNSSKPDLKKSDSNASLRNNSRPSTPVGRRTSAGSVQGRKSDGNTSKSGIPTEKKVGVASGTKKQVGSKIAGLWKKDDSNEITPRSSASKLPVSTTPSRQRNMSTPGSKKSSNVSLQSLNKSMNSAEILNEGISRSSTYDKINSTMDSSQLPSLDNESVTENVTIELSKSSVVLGDEIKGDYVELRILQGSESDCDMNKSIVIRSPDKNKTDSDSVTSPSAVSVKSQSSDEFDLKSLEKRIDSSTWKKKKSDLGSANLPNADDTSKSLEAVKALLDASLASESSNMTLSSSFYNTSNIQGSYLSQGSRTVNGAAWHRYKQESFASVVHSEDEGDSIWVRRDPESSKSEPELNKHSLNSKKDRKEKADNRSFLPIKAMKSMFGSSKKDKTSKSGSKLSLSSSKESLQSNKINMNEIVKVVEKEREKDKEREKKEKAKQREKLKESIALEKAKAKEMAKLEKEKSKNDKEKAKLEKEKAKAEKEKIRNSKKSDSRKSSVADESSVSQDIDKNKKSQDVFGSVNHKASPPQAALVQPFNYTPMKLSENSATETADQSFSKQQNPTTSSVVSSTPTGTNTPMTKTEMLLARRRMNSLNKTEGEESREEDVNKKTGCMVTTV